The following proteins come from a genomic window of Platichthys flesus chromosome 1, fPlaFle2.1, whole genome shotgun sequence:
- the sv2ba gene encoding synaptic vesicle glycoprotein 2Ba — MDDPYHNNVNQQVTQGGEYTYTQDGSGQEGYPYQADYPPQEEDAASDDTEGADDNEQMYEGEYQGVPHPDEIKEARRAARVEARRKARLAAQQEDEEDNLAEQYETIMEDCGHGRFQWMLFFVLGLALMADGVDGFVVGFVLPSAEKDMCISNADKGLLGLLVYVAMMVGALVWGGLSDKMGRRKCLIYVLTIDLVFSFLSCFAQSYGFFLFFRFCSGFGIGGSIPIVYTYFTEFLQMDKRGEHLSWLCMFWMLGGLYASFTAWGIIPHYGWGFAIGTEIQMHSWRLFILVCLLPVLAALVGVVFMPESPRFLLENARHDEAWMILRRVHDTNWKAKGEPERVFTATNIKTPQTQDDEFIEIQSDTGTAFQRWTVRHMTMLQQVMANIMSLSAPELRLQGLFLVIVWFCLAFSYHGLGVWFPDMIKYMQYEEYESKVRVFHRERVERFHFNFSLVNQIHREGEYIHDKFANIEIKSVKFEDSLFENCYFEDVRSTNTFFENCTFKSTVFYNTDLWQEKFKDCRMENTTFLHPKKGCHLNFKEENDIVIYMVSFLGSLAVLPGNILSALFMDKIGRIRIIGGSMLASAACTFLLLLSFSQGAVICWQCLFYGTSVAAWNGLEVISVELYPSARRGTAFGILNGISKFAAIIASFIFAAFIGVTKIVPIFLAFAALVCGGLVALKLPETREKILS, encoded by the exons ATGGATGACCCCTATCACAACAACGTGAACCAGCAGGTGACGCAGGGCGGAGAGTACACCTACACCCAGGATGGGAGCGGTCAGGAAGGCTACCCTTACCAAGCGGACTACCCTCCgcaggaggaggatgctgcTAGTGATGACACCGAAGGAGCAGATGACAACGAGCAGATGTACGAGGGGGAGTACCAGGGCGTCCCCCACCCCGATGAGATCAAGGAGGCACGACGGGCAGCTCGGGTGGAGGCCAGGAGGAAAGCCCGTCTGGCAGCCCagcaggaagatgaggaggataaCCTGGCAGAGCAGTACGAGACCATCATGGAGGACTGCGGCCACGGGCGCTTCCAATGGATGCTGTTCTTCGTGCTGGGCCTGGCACTGATGGCCGACGGAGTGGACGGCTTCGTGGTGGGCTTCGTCCTGCCCAGTGCCGAGAAGGACATGTGCATATCCAATGCTGACAAAGGACTGCTGG gtcTGCTGGTGTATGTGGCCATGATGGTCGGGGCACTGGTGTGGGGGGGACTGAGTGATAAGATGGGCAGGAGGAAGTGTCTGATCTACGTGCTCACCATCGACCTGgtcttctccttcctgtcctgTTTTGCTCAGAGCTAcggcttcttcctcttcttcaggtTCTGCTCAGGCTTCgg AATTGGCGGCTCCATCCCGATCGTGTACACCTACTTCACTGAGTTCCTGCAGATGGATAAACGTGGAGAACATCTGAGCTGGCTCTGCATGTTCTGGATGCTGGGAGGCCTGTACGCCTCCTTCACTGCCTGGGGAATTATCCCTCACTAtg GTTGGGGCTTTGCCATCGGTACCGAGATCCAGATGCACAGCTGGAGACTGTTCATCCTGGTGTGTCTCCTGCCTGTGCTCGCTGCTCTCGTTGGAGTGGTCTTCATGCCGGAGAGCCCACGGTTCCTCCTGGAG aatgCCCGTCATGATGAGGCCTGGATGATCCTGAGACGAGTTCACGACACCAACTGGAAGGCCAAGGGGGAGCCAGAGAGAGTTTTCACT GCGACAAACATTAAGACTCCACAGACGCAAGATGACGAGTTCATCGAGATCCAGAGCGACACCGGCACAGCCTTCCAACGCTGGACCGTCAGGCACATGACCATGCTGCAACAG GTGATGGCTAACATCATGTCATTATCAGCTCCAGAGCTCAGACTGCAAGGTCTCTTCCTGGTTATTGTTTGGTTCTGTTTGGCCTTCAG TTACCACGGACTGGGCGTCTGGTTCCCTGATATGATCAAGTACATGCAGTATGAAGAGTATGAGTCCAAGGTTCGAGTGTTCCACCGGGAACGGGTCGAACGCTTCCACTTCAACTTCTCTCTCGTCAACCAAATACACCGTGAGGGAGAGTACATCCATGACAA GTTTGCAAACATTGAGATAAAGTCTGTGAAGTTTGAGGATTCTCTGTTTGAGAACTGCTACTTTGAAGATGTCAGGTCGACCAACACCTTCTTTGAGAACTGTACTTTCAAAAGCACCGTCTTCTACAACACAG acctctggcaggaaaagttcaaaGACTGTCGAATGGAGAACACCACCTTCCTCCACCCAAAGAAAGGCTGCCACCTGAACTTCAAGGAAGAGAACGACATCGTCATCTACATGGTCAGCTTCCTGGGCAGTTTGGCTGTGTTGCCTGGCAACATCCTCTCAGCATTATTCATGGACAAGATAGGAAGGATCAGAATTATAG ggGGTTCTATGCTGGCATCGGCTGCATGtaccttcctgctgctgttaaGTTTCAGTCAAGGAGCTGTGATATGTTGGCAGTGTCTCTTCTACGGAACCAGCGTAGCAGCCTGGAACGGACTTGAGGTTATTTCTGTGGAACTCTATCCATCCGCTAGAAG GGGGACAGCTTTTGGAATCCTGAATGGAATCTCTAAGTTTGCAGCCATTATTGCCAGCTTCATCTTTGCAGCCTTCATCGGCGTTACCAAGATCGTCCCCATCTTCCTGGCCTTCGCCGCCCTCGTCTGCGGTGGGCTGGTGGCTCTCAAGTTGCCCGAAACCCGGGAGAAAATCCTGTCTTGA